The following nucleotide sequence is from Ptychodera flava strain L36383 unplaced genomic scaffold, AS_Pfla_20210202 Scaffold_33__1_contigs__length_2856901_pilon, whole genome shotgun sequence.
ctGTTTATCTTTGTTTGTCAGTgtgattctctctctctctctctctctctctctctctctctctctctctctctctctcctctctctctctctctctctctcctctctctctctctctctctctctctctctcaatatcgCTGAATGCTGTTCATGAATTTCGAAAGGTACAAAACCAATCTTTATTGAAATCACAGAAGAGTGATCACAAATGATACCGTTGAAACAGTTGTCAGAATAATCTATCAGACTGCCGAGCTATTAATATTGACCAGTCAGTCGTCACATATCTGTCCCACAGTTTAACAAGTATCATTTTTGTCTCGTGAGCGATTATAGCGTTGttctgattttgaaaaaaatgttaagaATTATTGACTTCTTTATAAATGTATTGAAATGTCGCAAAATTGGTACACTTTGTGTTGAAAAATGCTGACTGTCGAATAACCTGTATTTATGCGAGTAAACTGAGCAAAATGGATGTTGGCTTTTCCCCCCTGTTTTATAATCGACTATTCTTAATCGACCAGCTTTTGAATAGCGTGTGTTCTGACCAGTCAACAGTTAACAATTCATTATCACATTGATCAACGTCAGGTCAGGTTTCTATGTCTGTCTCTTCTCCAGCCATTCTCTGATTTCGTCCGTCATCAGATGTAATGGAGACATCACTTGACTCATTAAATTCCTCCCAGAATACACCAGTCGGCCATCTTCAATGATAAAGACTTTGTCAGGGTGTGCCATAAATGCATTGTCGAAGCTATCATCCATGTCGTCAACCAATACACGAACTTTGCTGAAATCGTTGTGATCAGCTGTCATCAGATTTGGATTCAGCTCAACCAAGTCTCTGCATGATGTaaatgaatattaaatattgtttgtttctttttataAAACAGGTCTTTACTAAGCCAATAGGTCAACGTAGCAGTAACACTGCGCGTAGGCAGTAGCAGGACAGTAGCTGTacaaactttgataattttcacaataattttgttcagttttcctACAtcgtgttgaactgtccagtgtTCAGCTTGCGAACACAGCCTGTGAATACGTATtccgcatttgtatcattgacaaatactttcACTCCGGACTGTAATTCattggttctactccggaataaaaaggacatgATGCGTtttacagactcagtacgcctaagagatcacgtgattgcggtacaaacaaacccacatgtgtactagcGCGTGTGGAAATACACGTTCGCCTATGCGCGTTTACACACGTGGGTTTGTTTTTACCGTGGTtcattcgaattccgggtttgaccTATCATCACCTTATATTCATATATGCAGACttttgtcaacaaactgaatattgtgtatttgAGCATGCTCTACgcagacagcaagaaactgtatcgGATGTACTGCACAGACATATTAAAAACAactatcaacagttgcagcttctgcccaaATAACAGGCCTACTTGTTTAAGTTTTTACGaacattcatacattttaagatttttttcgagataaaagtaataaattgcaacaaaatggttCTGGATCTTGTTATCACTAACATtaaaacaattggatgacattttaatgttattaaatttgatTGGATTACCCATGAAACCTTGTATTATAAAATCGTAAAAATGAAACCAAacaattttcaggtccccctatagCCACAGCAAAACTTTCAATCCCCCCTCGCTACTTATCCCAATATTTTGCAACCCCCTtgaatttctccagcccccTCCCCTAACTCTTTATCGTGAACACAGCCTTACCTTGCTCGTTGAATTCTCTCCTCCAGTGTCTTTGGATCCGGTTGACTGCTGAATCTCATTCCAACTTTCATGCCGTCGGACGGATGAGCCTCTCGTATGTAAACGATTACGAAGTCAGCCTTGTCTTTGTAATCGGTGAAAAGTTTCCCCAGACCGCCGccttcaacaacaacctataaGACCGAAATATCGCCTGTTTTGGATCGTCAGCTTTATCTCTAAACAAACTAATTAACAGGGCacaaatttcaacagaaaaTAAAGGACTGACACCACATAATTAGTCTATGTTAACAAACACTGATGCAAAAACTGTGGATTGAGGACCGCCGCTTTAATGATCGTTTCGTACTGTAACGTTCGCTGTGCAATAGTTGTTGTTATCCCGTATTGACATACATGCAGAAAATACCGTAGAGTCTAGATGTATACAAATTGATAAACAGGTTGGAGTGATCGTTAAGGATCTAGATACAAAAAAAACCGTTGATTGGTTTGTACACGCGTACGTAACATGATTATAAGCCCGGGACGTTAATTTTAATGGCGTCACTATTGGTCAAAACAAGAGTCGTCAGTCAATATAACcagattttaaaatgaagattcAGAAGAGGAATATTGGTCTCATCATTATGACCGTATCTCATCTGAGATTGGTCAATACTGTTTCGTATCTCCCGAACACGTTCAAGACTACTTATAGAATATGCCCATCATACAAATCTTACATTATAAAGCTTGAAACACTCTTTCAAGACGTGTTATAAAAATGATCTTGACGTTTGTAATTCTTTGACGATTATTGTGAAAATAGCATTGTTCTCCAAAGATGCAAGACTGTATTTTTATAGTGATATGTTAATTATTAGGAGATTCCTTCACTAAGAAGATGGATGTGAGCTGTAAGGTTTAGCCTGTATGTATAGCTAATGTAAAATAAACGCACCATCAGTATatatctgagagagagagagagagagagagagagagagagagagaggggggatcATGATAATTGCGATGATGATCTAACTTACTCTTAACGTGGGTCAGCTAGCCGAGGAAGATAAGATGCATAATGGTGCGTTTTTGCGGCGAATCAGATCAGTGAACCGCACAAGTTGTCCTGTTTTCATGGCAACAATTTTGACTTCTGGTATAGTATCGCCCTCAATAACACACTTGTCTAGGCTGCCATAGAAACGTGACATGTTCCGCCTTGCTGTCTTCGGCAGGTGATTTACCAGCTGAAATCGAAGTTACATAATTGAACTATTTTTTATCTGCCAGTCTACAGATTATGATgattgtggtggtggtggtggtggtggtagtagTGGTAGCGTTTGTAAAGTATACAGTGGCCACAAATGTTAGTGATACCAGTAACCATTGCAAAGACAACGACgaggacgacgacgacgacgacgatgatgatgatgatgatgatgatgatgatgatgatgataacgacgACAACAACGACGAttatgatgatattgatgatgatgatgatgatgatgatgatgatgatgatgatatgaaaATCACAACAGTGTTTGCATTCATGTTTTGTACATGAGAACAGCATAAGTACCGGTGGCACTCTCTATGTAAATAATGATTAAAGTCAATTTCGCAGAGACGGAAGAGTAAAATTTTAGCTAATATTTCAATAACCAATATTCATTTTCGAAAGACATATGTCCTCCTTACCTCGGGATCATTTGGGTATTTCTTGTAGGCAAGCCCAAAAAAAATAGATTGATAAGGGATGTCTTTTTCCTGGACCCCAAAACGTTGCAGTGCCTCTCTGTATGCGCTCATAGTAATCCTGCTGGTATTTGCAAAGCAGTCAGGCTTGGTTGGATCACCAGTTGTAAAGTACAAGTTCTGATATTTCTCCGAGGACATCAACTCATACGCCGAACGTAAGACAGCTTTTGTTTGTTCTTTATCCGACAATATGTCCTCTATGGTCACCATTTTATAATCTGCAGATCTGTTCATACAAGTAGCTTAAGCAGATATAAGCCTGCTATACCGACAATTACGATAGCCTGCAGTCGGACCTAATCTCCGTGCAGAGATCAAAGCGAGGCGTGGACAATAATAACCTAGCTAGGAAGTCTGAACGATGGCTGTACCCGCACAGTAGGCGATGACGTAAGGGACGCTCTAGCAAGATTAGAATTATCCACGCCACTACATATCTCTGTGTGGTGATTGTAGTAGGACCCGGGAAAATTGCAATTTGAAAGACCCTCGGATTCTTGTTGGAACTTTGCCTATGAGACTTTAATTGCAAACAATATGTATATGCCACGTGAACACGGCTGCAACATTTAGGGGCCgttgataattaaaacacgcgcacggtaaacgaaactcCCGTGTTTAGGGGCGGAAGGGACTTGGCTGCATTTtgattaccgtgcgcaaaaatcgcGCTACAAGTTTTcatatcgcaacatctcgctacacgtttTTATGTACCGCAAAATATCTTGCTATactgtttggcgtgtaccagggCAGTACAGCACACAGGCGTTATGTGGAGTGGGTAGTTTTCAAAGTGTAGTTTGTGCTACGCTCCAACGTTCTGTTCTGTAGCATGTGTTCTATGATATAAACTCCACCTATATTTTCATAAACAACTGACCTGGCCGCATAAAAGTTCAATTACGGTACGGGGCATAGCGAGCAATACATTAATTCGTTTATAATAATAAGTAACTATTATACCTTAAACTGTGGAGGTAACCTCCatgattaaatattttacaacacTGGATTGAACTTTGCACATGTTTACCGATTACCACATAAGGCCCGCTCAAGAAGTTAAGATTAgaaatttttttctgtctgaAGATGCACAGTATTTATTAATGATtagtaatatttatatataatcccttgaaatttttctctgtttgacgtgaTCGTATACGACCGTTTTTTAGCGGAGCCACATCTATTGCAAAATCCGAGGTTCTATTAAATTATTACAGCTAATAAATATAGTACGAACTAGGCTAGTTTAATGGACTGGGACTGCGACCTTGATCACTTGACCACTCTGTAATTGGGGTCTATAAATAGTGAATGGTGAGCTAATCGGCGTGGTGACTTCATCAAAGGATTAAATCAGTCGGTCAACATCTCATGATATACTAATGACGTCACGAAAGACACGTCATCAGCGAATGACTATGCTGGCATCGATATCACTGTTgtgcggtttatcaattttccTGCATAATTTTGTAAACGTGGAATTCTCCACATCTTTCACGAAAAATTGTGATATCCAATCATTTTTAAATCCGATTTGTCAAGGTGAAAGTAGTTCCAGGTCAGTTTCAGTCAAGTGATGTCCAATAGTATGCAGCCTGCGAAGTCATCAAAAATGTTTGTGCGAAAATATGATACTTAACATGACGGGATGCttgcatctaaaaaacagtgcactttttttggctctttctgcactgataatgTGCAATCTAaagtagttatatcagatataatcagacattacataacgcttagtcaacaacttcagataccaacagcttggccggtactactttatgccaaggtattgtacagtgaagcggcacaaactcagtctcgtgtaaaccttgacaa
It contains:
- the LOC139127621 gene encoding uncharacterized protein, with translation MKVGMRFSSQPDPKTLEERIQRARDLVELNPNLMTADHNDFSKVRVLVDDMDDSFDNAFMAHPDKVFIIEDGRLVYSGRNLMSQVMSPLHLMTDEIREWLEKRQT